The Drosophila sulfurigaster albostrigata strain 15112-1811.04 chromosome 3, ASM2355843v2, whole genome shotgun sequence genomic sequence TTAGCATTCATTTAAacgatttaataaaaatatatatatctatatttgtaaatatctttgaaatgtattttacgcatagtttagtatttatgcAGTAAAAAAGTCGCATTTATGTTCAATAGGGCTggaaaatttttttggaatagaatatattttttagtaataaaaggaaatactgtatttattgtttaaacagaatatacatacatataatgaCCAAAATAACTTGTTTATATGCATATGATAAATCACAGAGCTTATCTTTATTCTATAATATTTCTAACTCTATCAAAGCACCATTTGAAATGCTGACAAATACCTAACATACTCTTTCATAATAAATGCACAAATTACTAATAGTATCGAAAGACATCGATGATGTTTGCCAATATTACCGACAACATTGTAGGCCATAACTAATGAGCAAAGATGATGGCCGGTAACTAGCATATAGTGCAAGTTTCGTCCAAAATCAGTTGTATTACTACCCCAAACTAATATGGGCAGTAAAAAGAATTtcgaaaaatttgaaatggcCACTACTTTAAGGATTGTTAAGGTTAACGATGCTAGACTGACTTTGCTCAACTGACCAACACCAAGAATGACAGTTATAAAAAGCAGCAGAACAGTTATCATAAGGTATTCTGCAAAAGAAATTTCACTGATTTAATGACTGCACGAAATGCGAACAGACTAATTCGCTCACCTCCTAAGTTTTGTAGCGCCGACATATAAAATCCTTTTTCGTATAAAGCAGTATTTACTCCATCCTCTCGATTTTGCCGACATAGAGCAAATGATTCCAAGAGTAGAACAACAAGTGAGATCTTCCAATAGAGctgaaaataattgattacGAATTGAAGGAACAGCATGGAAATGTACaattaatactttaaatttcCCATTATATATCATGTGACGGAATGCTGACGAAACCAGAAGCAATGCATCTATTAGGATTATGAATTCCTCCACCTCAATGTATTTGTCCGttatttgattgcatttgttctgttaaaaattataagcaggtgaaaatgcatttacaatttaaaagacAGTCTTACACAGTGAGTAGGTTTGACGGTATTGCTGTATTTTTTGTAGAGCTCTCGGACAGGGTTTCCACaactgacacacacatactgttTTCCATTCAGGTCagtcatttttaattaaataagtatagagatttatttattgcaatgtCAACAACAATATGCAATCCCACAAACAGCTGATTGAGGGACTGAGCAATATCGAATAAAACATCGAAAGCAGGAAACATCGATTCGTTTACCAATGTAAAGTTAATCCTTAATATTCACCGAAatgtacattttttcaattattgaattCCCACAATTTTATCGaatctttgatttttttttacgtttttaatGTCGAACAATCGTTCGAAAATATGTCAAACTGTAAATTCAACTATcgtataaaaatcaattgaatttgttagCTTGTTCGATAAGCCATTAAAATAAGAATCATCTCTAGTTGAAAGCTGTGAGAGCATAAAAATAACGGAttgtgtagtttttttttagaaaaacgtgtaataaataaaaattaaaaacttgcgCCCTCTGCCACAAgtcttatatttattgtgttaCCAAACTGGTAATATTATGAAAGTTacgaatttggtatatttttggtctTTAAATagaacattttgaaatttcgtTTGCGGTCAGCTTGTGCATGAgcatcaatttataaattgacaTCACAACTACAATAAAAGTTTGAACAAAACGTAAGAAAATAAagtgcttaatttaaaaaataacaacatttaCAAAATTAGTTGCAACGCTTCGCTCGCGAGGCTGCCAAATGTGCAGACGTGTTTGATCTTCATTGAGTGTAATAAAAAGGTTCATTTCATTCTCACAATAGATACgtttatatatgtgtacatatatatgtatgtatgtacatacatgcattTATATGCATGCTaatatatatcgaatatacATTGTGTGTACATTCAAAAAGCTGCAATTGTCAGTGTtcataaatgtaatttttaaacgTGCAtgtgcttaaatatttatttatgttttagtGCGTCTGATACACACATTACATATGAACATGCAATGAGTATTGAGTTTTGTATTGCGCAAAACAAGTCCAGTTATTGCGACATCTTAATTTTTTCtcattatacacacacatacacccattGGCACACGCAcgttatgtacatatttatgtatatcgatAAGTCACGTTTATCGAGGATATACTCACATTTGCGTATGATTCGCAGGTCAGAGCGTCTAGTTTGGTCGGAGAGATCATCTGTAGAAACTTTTTGCACGTGCAAAATGAGTTCCGTTGGCGTTGGTAATATCGTTGAAGCCCCCATTTTAAATGTGCCTGGTCGAAGTCAAACCATTTGCCGTTATTACTTGCGCGGCATTTGTCGATTCGGTGACCTTTGTCGCTTCTCCCATGATTTAACTCGAGGCCATCCTGAAGGTGAGCCGGGTGCTATAAAcaatacagcaacaactaaagcATCCGACGATGCCAATGAAACCGATGTGGAGGAGATTCCCAGCACCAGCCGAAACAATTGGGTTAACGCATCTATCTTTGTGCCTGGACAAAAGTGTTTTGTGACCCAAAGTCAAAGTCTCGGTGGAAATGACCACGACGAAGATGAAGAATCCGTTGCTGCGACGGCAACTGGCAGTACAGCTTTACAAAATGGTATCTCATGGGCGCAAATTGTCGGTGGACCTGACGTTGGTGTTGTGAAGCACGCAGAGTGTCGCTCATTAGACGATGTTTGCCCCTACGAAAGTCCCTGTCCCTATGGCCAGTATTGTCCCTATCGCATACATATGGAGCTTTGCGAGATGTGCGACCAATACTGCCTGCATCCCACGGACCAAGCGCAACGTAAGAAGCACAATCGCGAGTGTTTGCAGCAGCATGAACAGGCCATGGAATTGTCTTTTGCGATTGCCCAGTCCAAGGATAAGACATGTGGTATCTGCTTCGATACTATCATGGAGAAAGCCGGCAGAGAGAAACGCTTTGGCATATTGCCTAACTGCAATCACATATTTTGCTTGGAATGCATTCGAACATGGCGTCAAGCCAAACAGTTTGAGCATAAAATAACACGGTAAGTGTACAAAAAAACTTTGCTTTGACAATTCTCAACGtctattgcatactttcgagTGCGCTAAATTCTTCTAAACAAAATCGATTTTGATTGCTTGCATTTCGAAATTTTAGAGCTTGCCCCGAGTGTAGGGTGTGTTCCGACTTTGTTTGCCCCAGCGCCTTTTGGGTTGAAACAAAAGAGGAAAAGGATAAATTGCTGAATGACTATCGCGCCGCTCTCGGAGCCAAGGACTGCAAGTACTTTAAAAAAGGCGAAGGCAAGTGTCCATTTGGCAACAAGTGTTTCTACAAGCATGCACTGCCCAATGGCGATCTTGTGGATGTTGGATTGCCAAAACGAGCAAGGAAATTGCATAGCCAGAATGATCTAATTGATTTACTCGATGTAAGTAGTGCCCACCTTC encodes the following:
- the LOC133844282 gene encoding probable E3 ubiquitin-protein ligase makorin-1, producing MSSVGVGNIVEAPILNVPGRSQTICRYYLRGICRFGDLCRFSHDLTRGHPEGEPGAINNTATTKASDDANETDVEEIPSTSRNNWVNASIFVPGQKCFVTQSQSLGGNDHDEDEESVAATATGSTALQNGISWAQIVGGPDVGVVKHAECRSLDDVCPYESPCPYGQYCPYRIHMELCEMCDQYCLHPTDQAQRKKHNRECLQQHEQAMELSFAIAQSKDKTCGICFDTIMEKAGREKRFGILPNCNHIFCLECIRTWRQAKQFEHKITRACPECRVCSDFVCPSAFWVETKEEKDKLLNDYRAALGAKDCKYFKKGEGKCPFGNKCFYKHALPNGDLVDVGLPKRARKLHSQNDLIDLLDIYLWEYVDRRDYHWLELISSDMSDISESDEDDQDQ
- the LOC133844283 gene encoding protein ARV1, which produces MTDLNGKQYVCVSCGNPVRELYKKYSNTVKPTHCNKCNQITDKYIEVEEFIILIDALLLVSSAFRHMIYNGKFKLYWKISLVVLLLESFALCRQNREDGVNTALYEKGFYMSALQNLGEYLMITVLLLFITVILGVGQLSKVSLASLTLTILKVVAISNFSKFFLLPILVWGSNTTDFGRNLHYMLVTGHHLCSLVMAYNVVGNIGKHHRCLSILLVICAFIMKEYVRYLSAFQMVL